One window of the Salminus brasiliensis chromosome 1, fSalBra1.hap2, whole genome shotgun sequence genome contains the following:
- the arfgef1 gene encoding brefeldin A-inhibited guanine nucleotide-exchange protein 1 isoform X2 translates to MYEGKKTKNMFLTRALEKILADKEVKKAHHSQLRKACEVALEEIKAESEKLSPPPGDSKSGSSTLPPIKSKTNFIEADKYFLPFELACQSKCPRIVSTSLDCLQKLIAYGHLTGSAPDSTAPGKKLIDRIIETICGCFQGPQTDEGVQLQIIKALLTAVTSQHIEIHEGTVLQAVRTCYNIYLASKNLINQTTAKATLTQMLNVIFARMENQALTNHKISWSLASRKRDRQLQEAKQMERERHRQHSPLSQQEPESPQLQPDTKAKGQEANGGLQGSKTEQQGSPPYESPEPENGSDFGPAENEQTEADQATAAAQSAAEQATEATEEEESPNYEEKAQEIVQSILQEVVNTVAGDAKESGGGEAESAEVTPNSLEEEAGLGSDNENVHANGIPGTPISASFTPSLPDDRLSVSSNDTQESGAPTGPAPGAKFSHILQKDAFLVFRSLCKLSMKPLSDGPPDPKSHELRSKVLSLQLLLSILQNAGPIFKTNEMFINAIKQYLCVALSKNGVSSVPEVFELSLSIFLTLLSNFKTHLKMQIEVFFKEIFLYILETSTSSYDHKWMVIQTLTRICADAQSVVDIYVNYDCDLNAANIFERLVNDLSKIAQGRGGHELGTTPLQELTLRKKGLECLVSILKCMVEWSKDQYVNPNSQTSLGQEKPSEQEPNESKHPETINRYGSINSLDSTASSGIGSYSTQMSGTDNPEQFEVLKQQKEIIEQGIDLFNKKPKRGIQYLQEQGMLGTTPEDIAQFLHQEERLDSIQAGEFLGDNDRFNKEVMYAYVDQMDFQGKDFVSALRMFLEGFRLPGEAQKIDRLMEKFAARYLECNQGQTLFASADTAYVLAYSIIMLTTDLHSPQVKNKMTKEQYIKMNRGINDSKDLPEEYLSAIYDEIAGKKISMKETKELTLKSNKQSVASEKQRRLLYNVEMEQMAKTAKALMEAVSHVQAPFTSATHLEHVRPMFKLAWTPFLAAFSVGLQDCDDTEVASLCLEGIRCAIRIACIFTIQLERDAYVQALARFTLLTASSGITEMKQKNIDTIKTLITVAHTDGNYLGNSWHEILKCISQLELAQLIGTGVKARYISGTVRGKEGFITSTKEQTSDEYLGLVGGNVDRKQIASIQESIGETSSQSVVVAVDRIFTGSTRLDGNAIVDFVRWLCAVSMDELASPTHPRMFSLQKIVEISYYNMGRIRLQWSRIWEVIGDHFNKVGCNPNEDVAIFAVDSLRQLSMKFLEKGELANFRFQKDFLRPFEHIMKKNRSPTIRDMVVRCIAQMVNSQAGNIRSGWKNIFSVFHLAASDQDESIVELAFQTTGHIVTNVFEKHFPATIDSFQDAVKCLSEFACNASFPDTSMEAIRLIRHCAKYVSDRPQAFKDYTSDDMNVAPEDRVWVRGWFPILFELSCIINRCKLDVRTRGLTVMFEVMKTYGHTYEKHWWQDLFRIVFRIFDNMKLPEQQTEKAEWMTTTCNHALYAICDVFTQYFESLSDVLLDDILSQLYWCVQQDNEQLARSGTNCLENVVILNGEKFTPETWDKTCNCMLDIFKTTIPHVLLTWRPAGTGGDHMTQLDSDKQLDSVSQKSVDIQSRAEDQQSVSSMEKALAENRRHSQFSVASEAQEQRLFAALLIKCVVQLELIQTIDNIVFFPATSKKEDAENFAAAQRDALGADVHVETQDQGMYRYLTSEQLFKLLDCLLESHRFAKAFNSNNEQRTALWKAGFKGKSKPNLLKQETSSLACGLRILFRMYTDPSRQDAWEEVQRRLLNVCSDAVAYFLTLTSESHREAWTNLLLLFLTKVLKISDDRFKAHATRYYPLLCEIMQFDLIPELRAVLRKFFLRIGLVFHIAQTLEPELISEPNSPQTPQEA, encoded by the exons GCCTTGCTGACCGCAGTGACCTCCCAGCACATCGAGATCCATGAGGGCACGGTGCTGCAGGCCGTGAGAACATGCTACAACATCTACCTGGCTAGCAAGAATCTCATCAATCAAACCACAGCCAAGGCCACTCTCACGCAGATGCTGAACGTCATCTTCGCCCGCATGGAGAACCAGGCA CTTACAAATCACAAGATCAGTTGGTCTTTGGCATCCAGAAAGCGTGACCGTCAG cTCCAGGAGGCTaagcagatggagagagagaggcaccgGCAGCATTCTCCGCTTAGCCAGCAGGAGCCTGAATCGCCACAGCTGCAGCCGGACACCAAGGCCAAAGGCCAGGAGGCTAACGGAGGGCTTCAGGGCAGCAAAACCGAGCAACAGGGATCACCTCCCTATGAGAGTCCAGAACCCGAGAATGGCTCGGACTTTGGCCCAGCGGAGAACGAGCAGACGGAGGCAGACCAGGCCACGGCCGCAGCTCAGA GTGCAGCGGAGCAGGCAACAGAAGCTACTGAAGAAGAGGAGAGCCCGAATTATGAAGAGAAAGCTCAGGAGATAGTGCAGAGCATATTGCAAGAGGTTGTGAACACTGTGGCTGGAG ATGCCAAGGAGAGCGGAGGAGGGGAAGCGGAGTCAGCTGAGGTCACGCCCAATTCTCTGGAGGAGGAGGCGGGTCTGGGAAGCGACAACGAGAACGTCCATGCTAACGGCATCCCGGGAACCCCCATCTCTGCCAGCTTCACTCCGTCCCTGCCTGACGACAGGCTGTCTGTCTCCTCCAACGACACTCAG GAATCTGGTGCTCCTACGGGTCCAGCACCGGGTGCAAAGTTTTCACACATTCTGCAAAAGGATGCCTTCCTTGTGTTCCGCTCTCTCTGCAAGTTGTCCATGAAGCCCCTTTCGGACGGTCCCCCAGATCCAAA GTCGCACGAGCTGCGCTCCAAGGTGCTCtctctgcagctgctgctgtccATCCTGCAGAACGCAGGGCCCATCTTCAAGACCAACGAGATGTTCATCAACGCCATCAAGCAGTatctgtgtgtggcgctgtccaAAAATGGCGTCTCCTCCGTCCCAGAAGTCTTTGAGCTCTCGCTGTCCATCTTCCTCACCTTGCTGTCCAACTTCAAAACCCATCTCAAGATGCAAATTGAG GTGTTTTTCAAAGAGATTTTCCTCTACATCCTAGAGACGTCCACAAGCTCATATGACCACAAATGGATGGTCATTCAGACCCTCACTAGAATATGTGCTG ATGCCCAGAGCGTGGTGGATATCTATGTGAATTATGACTGTGACCTGAATGCTGCTAATATATTTGAGAGGCTAGTGAATGACCTGTCCAAGATTGCACAGGGCAGAGGAGGCCATGAGCTGGGCACGACCCCACTGCAG GAGCTCACCTTGAGAAAAAAAGGTCTGGAGTGTCTGGTCTCCATCCTCAAGTGCATGGTTGAGTGGAGCAAGGATCAATATGTGAACCCCAATTCACAGACCAGCCTCG GCCAGGAGAAGCCTTCAGAACAGGAGCCGAACGAGTCCAAGCACCCAGAGACCATTAACCGTTATGGAAGCATTAACTCTCTGGACTCCACCGCCTCATCCGGCATCGGCAGCTACAGCACGCAGATGTCCGGCACGGACAACCCGGAACAGTTTGAGGTCCTCAAACAGCAGAAAGAGATCATCGAGCAAGGCATTGACCT GTTCAACAAAAAACCAAAGAGGGGTATTCAATACCTGCAGGAGCAAGGCATGCTTGGAACCACCCCTGAGGACATCGCCCAGTTTTTACATCAGGAGGAGAGGCTAGATTCT ATTCAAGCAGGAGAGTTTCTGGGAGACAACGATCGCTTCAACAAAGAAGTGATGTATGCCTATGTGGACCAAATGGATTTCCAGGGCAAAGACTTCGTGTCGGCCCTGCGGATGTTCCTGGAGGGCTTCCGGCTCCCTGGAGAAGCCCAGAAAATCGATCGTCTGATGGAAAAATTTGCTGCTAGATATTTAGAGTGCAACCAAGG GCAAACACTGTTTGCTAGTGCAGACACAGCATATGTCCTCGCTTATTCAATCATCATGCTGACTACGGACCTCCACAGTCCACAG gtgaagaataaaatgacaaaggagcaatacatcaagatgaACAGAGGCATCAATGATAGCAAAGATTTGCCAGAGGAGTATTTGTCAGCCATTTATGATGAAATCGCTGGGAAGAAGATATCCATGAAGGAGACGAAGGAATTAACcctcaaatcaaataaacaga GCGTGGCCAGTGAGAAGCAACGGCGGCTACTTTACAATGTGGAAATGGAGCAGATGGCGAAGACAGCCAAGGCTCTAATGGAGGCAGTTAGCCATGTTCAGGCTCCATTTACCAGCGCCACTCACCTGGAGCATGTCAGGCCGATGTTTAAG CTGGCCTGGACACCGTTTTTGGCAGCCTTCAGCGTGGGCCTGCAGGACTGTGATGACACAGAGGTGGCTTCTCTTTGCCTGGAGGGTATCCGATGTGCCATCAGAATAGCTTGCATCTTCACCATTCAG CTGGAGCGAGACGCATATGTGCAAGCCTTGGCTCGCTTCACTTTACTCACGGCTAGCTCAGGCATCACCGAGATGAAGCAGAAGAACATTGACACCATCAAAACCCTCATCACAGTGGCTCACACTGACGGGAACTATCTAGGAAACTCTTGGCATGAG atTCTGAAGTGCATTAGTCAGCTTGAGCTGGCCCAGCTCATAGGGACAGGGGTGAAGGCTCGTTACATATCTGGGACTGTTCGGGGTAAAGAGGGCTTCATCACTAGCACCAAAGAGCAGACTTCAGACGAGTACTTGGGCCTCG TTGGGGGGAATGTAGATCGTAAACAGATTGCCAGCATACAAGAATCCATCGGCGAGACTAGCTCCCAGAGTGTTGTGGTTGCTGTGGACAG gaTATTCACAGGATCCACTAGATTGGACGGTAATGCCATCG TTGATTTTGTTCGTTGGCTCTGTGCCGTGTCAATGGATGAACTCGCCTCCCCGACGCACCCTCGTATGTTCAGCCTGCAAAAGATTGTGGAGATTTCCTACTACAACATGGGCCGCATCAGGCTCCAGTGGTCCAGGATCTGGGAGGTGATCGGAGATCATTTCAACAAA GTCGGCTGTAATCCTAATGAGGATGTTGCTATCTTTGCCGTGGACTCGCTTAGGCAGCTATCCATGAAATTTTTAGAGAAAGGAGAGCTGGCCAATTTCAGGTTTCAGAAGGACTTCTTGAGGCCATTTGAGCACATCATGAAAAAGAACAG ATCCCCCACCATCAGGGACATGGTGGTCCGCTGTATAGCTCAGATGGTAAACTCGCAGGCGGGAAATATCCGCTCAGGCTGGAAGAACATCTTCTCCGTCTTCCACCTGGCTGCCTCCGATCAGGACGAGAGCATCGTGGAGCTGGCCTTCCAAACCACTGGACATATCGTCA CGAATGTATTTGAGAAGCACTTCCCCGCCACCATAGACTCCTTCCAGGACGCCGTCAAGTGTCTGTCAGAGTTTGCCTGTAATGCTTCTTTCCCCGACACCAGCATGGAGGCCATCCGTCTTATCCGCCACTGCGCCAAATATGTCTCTGACAGGCCTCAG GCCTTTAAAGACTACACAAGTGATGACATGAATGTAGCCCCTGAGGACCGGGTGTGGGTCCGAGGCTGGTTCCCTATACTTTTTGAACTCTCCTGCATCATCAACAGGTGCAAGTTGGATGTCAGAACCAG GGGTTTGACAGTAATGTTTGAAGTGATGAAGACTTACGGTCACACATACGAGAAGCACTGGTGGCAGGACTTGTTCCGCATCGTGTTTAGAATTTTCGATAACATGAAGCTTCCGGAGCAACAAACTGAG AAGGCCGAGTGGATGACCACTACCTGTAATCATGCGCTTTATGCCATTTGTGACGTCTTCACGCAATACTTTGAGTCTCTGAGTGACGTTCTGCTGGATGACATCCTCTCTCAGCTCTACTGGTGTGTGCAGCAAG ATAACGAGCAGCTGGCCAGGTCAGGCACCAACTGCTTGGAGAACGTGGTCATCCTGAATGGAGAAAAGTTCACACCGGAGACCTGGGACAAAACCTGCAATTGCATGCTGGACATCTTTAAGACCACCATCCCACACGT GTTGTTGACTTGGAGACCGGCTGGCACGGGTGGAGATCACATGACACAGCTGGACTCGGACAAACAACTG GACTCTGTGTCCCAGAAGTCCGTGGACATCCAGTCTCGGGCGGAGGATCAGCAGTCTGTCAGCAGTATGGAGAAGGCGCTGGCAGAGAACCGGAGGCACAGTCAGTTCAGCGTGGCTTCAG AAGCCCAGGAGCAAAGGCTGTTTGCAGCGCTGCTCATAAAGTGTGTGGTGCAGCTGGAGCTCATTCAGACCATCGACAACATCGTCTTCTTCCCCGCCACCAGCAAGAAAGAGGATGCTGAGAATTTCGCAGCAGCACAG AGGGATGCTCTGGGCGCTGATGTGCACGTGGAGACTCAGGACCAGGGAATGTACCGCTACCTGACCTCTGAGCAGCTGTTCAAACTGCTGGACTGTCTGCTGGAGTCCCATCGTTTTGCAAAGGCCTTCAACTCTAACAACGAGCAGAGGACTGCCCTGTGGAAAGCTG GTTTCAAAGGAAAGTCCAAGCCCAATCTGCTGAAACAGGAGACCAGCAGCCTGGCCTGTGGCCTGCGGATTCTCTTCCGTATGTACACAGACCCCAGCAGGCAGGACGCCTGGGAGGAGGTGCAGAGACGCCTGCTCAA tgtgtgcagcgACGCTGTGGCCTATTTCCTCACCCTGACATCGGAGAGCCACCGCGAGGCCTGGACCAAcctgctcctcctcttcctcaccaAAGTGCTGAAGATCAGCGATGACAGG TTTAAGGCACACGCCACCCGCTACTACCCACTCTTGTGTGAGATCATGCAGTTCGACCTGATCCCGGAGCTGAGAGCCGTGCTGAGGAAGTTCTTCCTGCGCATCGGGCTGGTGTTCCACATCGCTCAGACGCTGGAGCCGGAGCTGATCTCAGAGCCCAACAGTCCTCAAACTCCACAGGAGGCCTGA
- the arfgef1 gene encoding brefeldin A-inhibited guanine nucleotide-exchange protein 1 isoform X1, which yields MYEGKKTKNMFLTRALEKILADKEVKKAHHSQLRKACEVALEEIKAESEKLSPPPGDSKSGSSTLPPIKSKTNFIEADKYFLPFELACQSKCPRIVSTSLDCLQKLIAYGHLTGSAPDSTAPGKKLIDRIIETICGCFQGPQTDEGVQLQIIKALLTAVTSQHIEIHEGTVLQAVRTCYNIYLASKNLINQTTAKATLTQMLNVIFARMENQALTNHKISWSLASRKRDRQLQEAKQMERERHRQHSPLSQQEPESPQLQPDTKAKGQEANGGLQGSKTEQQGSPPYESPEPENGSDFGPAENEQTEADQATAAAQSAAEQATEATEEEESPNYEEKAQEIVQSILQEVVNTVAGGHCLDPVHLCSDAKESGGGEAESAEVTPNSLEEEAGLGSDNENVHANGIPGTPISASFTPSLPDDRLSVSSNDTQESGAPTGPAPGAKFSHILQKDAFLVFRSLCKLSMKPLSDGPPDPKSHELRSKVLSLQLLLSILQNAGPIFKTNEMFINAIKQYLCVALSKNGVSSVPEVFELSLSIFLTLLSNFKTHLKMQIEVFFKEIFLYILETSTSSYDHKWMVIQTLTRICADAQSVVDIYVNYDCDLNAANIFERLVNDLSKIAQGRGGHELGTTPLQELTLRKKGLECLVSILKCMVEWSKDQYVNPNSQTSLGQEKPSEQEPNESKHPETINRYGSINSLDSTASSGIGSYSTQMSGTDNPEQFEVLKQQKEIIEQGIDLFNKKPKRGIQYLQEQGMLGTTPEDIAQFLHQEERLDSIQAGEFLGDNDRFNKEVMYAYVDQMDFQGKDFVSALRMFLEGFRLPGEAQKIDRLMEKFAARYLECNQGQTLFASADTAYVLAYSIIMLTTDLHSPQVKNKMTKEQYIKMNRGINDSKDLPEEYLSAIYDEIAGKKISMKETKELTLKSNKQSVASEKQRRLLYNVEMEQMAKTAKALMEAVSHVQAPFTSATHLEHVRPMFKLAWTPFLAAFSVGLQDCDDTEVASLCLEGIRCAIRIACIFTIQLERDAYVQALARFTLLTASSGITEMKQKNIDTIKTLITVAHTDGNYLGNSWHEILKCISQLELAQLIGTGVKARYISGTVRGKEGFITSTKEQTSDEYLGLVGGNVDRKQIASIQESIGETSSQSVVVAVDRIFTGSTRLDGNAIVDFVRWLCAVSMDELASPTHPRMFSLQKIVEISYYNMGRIRLQWSRIWEVIGDHFNKVGCNPNEDVAIFAVDSLRQLSMKFLEKGELANFRFQKDFLRPFEHIMKKNRSPTIRDMVVRCIAQMVNSQAGNIRSGWKNIFSVFHLAASDQDESIVELAFQTTGHIVTNVFEKHFPATIDSFQDAVKCLSEFACNASFPDTSMEAIRLIRHCAKYVSDRPQAFKDYTSDDMNVAPEDRVWVRGWFPILFELSCIINRCKLDVRTRGLTVMFEVMKTYGHTYEKHWWQDLFRIVFRIFDNMKLPEQQTEKAEWMTTTCNHALYAICDVFTQYFESLSDVLLDDILSQLYWCVQQDNEQLARSGTNCLENVVILNGEKFTPETWDKTCNCMLDIFKTTIPHVLLTWRPAGTGGDHMTQLDSDKQLDSVSQKSVDIQSRAEDQQSVSSMEKALAENRRHSQFSVASEAQEQRLFAALLIKCVVQLELIQTIDNIVFFPATSKKEDAENFAAAQRDALGADVHVETQDQGMYRYLTSEQLFKLLDCLLESHRFAKAFNSNNEQRTALWKAGFKGKSKPNLLKQETSSLACGLRILFRMYTDPSRQDAWEEVQRRLLNVCSDAVAYFLTLTSESHREAWTNLLLLFLTKVLKISDDRFKAHATRYYPLLCEIMQFDLIPELRAVLRKFFLRIGLVFHIAQTLEPELISEPNSPQTPQEA from the exons GCCTTGCTGACCGCAGTGACCTCCCAGCACATCGAGATCCATGAGGGCACGGTGCTGCAGGCCGTGAGAACATGCTACAACATCTACCTGGCTAGCAAGAATCTCATCAATCAAACCACAGCCAAGGCCACTCTCACGCAGATGCTGAACGTCATCTTCGCCCGCATGGAGAACCAGGCA CTTACAAATCACAAGATCAGTTGGTCTTTGGCATCCAGAAAGCGTGACCGTCAG cTCCAGGAGGCTaagcagatggagagagagaggcaccgGCAGCATTCTCCGCTTAGCCAGCAGGAGCCTGAATCGCCACAGCTGCAGCCGGACACCAAGGCCAAAGGCCAGGAGGCTAACGGAGGGCTTCAGGGCAGCAAAACCGAGCAACAGGGATCACCTCCCTATGAGAGTCCAGAACCCGAGAATGGCTCGGACTTTGGCCCAGCGGAGAACGAGCAGACGGAGGCAGACCAGGCCACGGCCGCAGCTCAGA GTGCAGCGGAGCAGGCAACAGAAGCTACTGAAGAAGAGGAGAGCCCGAATTATGAAGAGAAAGCTCAGGAGATAGTGCAGAGCATATTGCAAGAGGTTGTGAACACTGTGGCTGGAG GACACTGCCTGGACCCTGTTCATCTGTGTTCAGATGCCAAGGAGAGCGGAGGAGGGGAAGCGGAGTCAGCTGAGGTCACGCCCAATTCTCTGGAGGAGGAGGCGGGTCTGGGAAGCGACAACGAGAACGTCCATGCTAACGGCATCCCGGGAACCCCCATCTCTGCCAGCTTCACTCCGTCCCTGCCTGACGACAGGCTGTCTGTCTCCTCCAACGACACTCAG GAATCTGGTGCTCCTACGGGTCCAGCACCGGGTGCAAAGTTTTCACACATTCTGCAAAAGGATGCCTTCCTTGTGTTCCGCTCTCTCTGCAAGTTGTCCATGAAGCCCCTTTCGGACGGTCCCCCAGATCCAAA GTCGCACGAGCTGCGCTCCAAGGTGCTCtctctgcagctgctgctgtccATCCTGCAGAACGCAGGGCCCATCTTCAAGACCAACGAGATGTTCATCAACGCCATCAAGCAGTatctgtgtgtggcgctgtccaAAAATGGCGTCTCCTCCGTCCCAGAAGTCTTTGAGCTCTCGCTGTCCATCTTCCTCACCTTGCTGTCCAACTTCAAAACCCATCTCAAGATGCAAATTGAG GTGTTTTTCAAAGAGATTTTCCTCTACATCCTAGAGACGTCCACAAGCTCATATGACCACAAATGGATGGTCATTCAGACCCTCACTAGAATATGTGCTG ATGCCCAGAGCGTGGTGGATATCTATGTGAATTATGACTGTGACCTGAATGCTGCTAATATATTTGAGAGGCTAGTGAATGACCTGTCCAAGATTGCACAGGGCAGAGGAGGCCATGAGCTGGGCACGACCCCACTGCAG GAGCTCACCTTGAGAAAAAAAGGTCTGGAGTGTCTGGTCTCCATCCTCAAGTGCATGGTTGAGTGGAGCAAGGATCAATATGTGAACCCCAATTCACAGACCAGCCTCG GCCAGGAGAAGCCTTCAGAACAGGAGCCGAACGAGTCCAAGCACCCAGAGACCATTAACCGTTATGGAAGCATTAACTCTCTGGACTCCACCGCCTCATCCGGCATCGGCAGCTACAGCACGCAGATGTCCGGCACGGACAACCCGGAACAGTTTGAGGTCCTCAAACAGCAGAAAGAGATCATCGAGCAAGGCATTGACCT GTTCAACAAAAAACCAAAGAGGGGTATTCAATACCTGCAGGAGCAAGGCATGCTTGGAACCACCCCTGAGGACATCGCCCAGTTTTTACATCAGGAGGAGAGGCTAGATTCT ATTCAAGCAGGAGAGTTTCTGGGAGACAACGATCGCTTCAACAAAGAAGTGATGTATGCCTATGTGGACCAAATGGATTTCCAGGGCAAAGACTTCGTGTCGGCCCTGCGGATGTTCCTGGAGGGCTTCCGGCTCCCTGGAGAAGCCCAGAAAATCGATCGTCTGATGGAAAAATTTGCTGCTAGATATTTAGAGTGCAACCAAGG GCAAACACTGTTTGCTAGTGCAGACACAGCATATGTCCTCGCTTATTCAATCATCATGCTGACTACGGACCTCCACAGTCCACAG gtgaagaataaaatgacaaaggagcaatacatcaagatgaACAGAGGCATCAATGATAGCAAAGATTTGCCAGAGGAGTATTTGTCAGCCATTTATGATGAAATCGCTGGGAAGAAGATATCCATGAAGGAGACGAAGGAATTAACcctcaaatcaaataaacaga GCGTGGCCAGTGAGAAGCAACGGCGGCTACTTTACAATGTGGAAATGGAGCAGATGGCGAAGACAGCCAAGGCTCTAATGGAGGCAGTTAGCCATGTTCAGGCTCCATTTACCAGCGCCACTCACCTGGAGCATGTCAGGCCGATGTTTAAG CTGGCCTGGACACCGTTTTTGGCAGCCTTCAGCGTGGGCCTGCAGGACTGTGATGACACAGAGGTGGCTTCTCTTTGCCTGGAGGGTATCCGATGTGCCATCAGAATAGCTTGCATCTTCACCATTCAG CTGGAGCGAGACGCATATGTGCAAGCCTTGGCTCGCTTCACTTTACTCACGGCTAGCTCAGGCATCACCGAGATGAAGCAGAAGAACATTGACACCATCAAAACCCTCATCACAGTGGCTCACACTGACGGGAACTATCTAGGAAACTCTTGGCATGAG atTCTGAAGTGCATTAGTCAGCTTGAGCTGGCCCAGCTCATAGGGACAGGGGTGAAGGCTCGTTACATATCTGGGACTGTTCGGGGTAAAGAGGGCTTCATCACTAGCACCAAAGAGCAGACTTCAGACGAGTACTTGGGCCTCG TTGGGGGGAATGTAGATCGTAAACAGATTGCCAGCATACAAGAATCCATCGGCGAGACTAGCTCCCAGAGTGTTGTGGTTGCTGTGGACAG gaTATTCACAGGATCCACTAGATTGGACGGTAATGCCATCG TTGATTTTGTTCGTTGGCTCTGTGCCGTGTCAATGGATGAACTCGCCTCCCCGACGCACCCTCGTATGTTCAGCCTGCAAAAGATTGTGGAGATTTCCTACTACAACATGGGCCGCATCAGGCTCCAGTGGTCCAGGATCTGGGAGGTGATCGGAGATCATTTCAACAAA GTCGGCTGTAATCCTAATGAGGATGTTGCTATCTTTGCCGTGGACTCGCTTAGGCAGCTATCCATGAAATTTTTAGAGAAAGGAGAGCTGGCCAATTTCAGGTTTCAGAAGGACTTCTTGAGGCCATTTGAGCACATCATGAAAAAGAACAG ATCCCCCACCATCAGGGACATGGTGGTCCGCTGTATAGCTCAGATGGTAAACTCGCAGGCGGGAAATATCCGCTCAGGCTGGAAGAACATCTTCTCCGTCTTCCACCTGGCTGCCTCCGATCAGGACGAGAGCATCGTGGAGCTGGCCTTCCAAACCACTGGACATATCGTCA CGAATGTATTTGAGAAGCACTTCCCCGCCACCATAGACTCCTTCCAGGACGCCGTCAAGTGTCTGTCAGAGTTTGCCTGTAATGCTTCTTTCCCCGACACCAGCATGGAGGCCATCCGTCTTATCCGCCACTGCGCCAAATATGTCTCTGACAGGCCTCAG GCCTTTAAAGACTACACAAGTGATGACATGAATGTAGCCCCTGAGGACCGGGTGTGGGTCCGAGGCTGGTTCCCTATACTTTTTGAACTCTCCTGCATCATCAACAGGTGCAAGTTGGATGTCAGAACCAG GGGTTTGACAGTAATGTTTGAAGTGATGAAGACTTACGGTCACACATACGAGAAGCACTGGTGGCAGGACTTGTTCCGCATCGTGTTTAGAATTTTCGATAACATGAAGCTTCCGGAGCAACAAACTGAG AAGGCCGAGTGGATGACCACTACCTGTAATCATGCGCTTTATGCCATTTGTGACGTCTTCACGCAATACTTTGAGTCTCTGAGTGACGTTCTGCTGGATGACATCCTCTCTCAGCTCTACTGGTGTGTGCAGCAAG ATAACGAGCAGCTGGCCAGGTCAGGCACCAACTGCTTGGAGAACGTGGTCATCCTGAATGGAGAAAAGTTCACACCGGAGACCTGGGACAAAACCTGCAATTGCATGCTGGACATCTTTAAGACCACCATCCCACACGT GTTGTTGACTTGGAGACCGGCTGGCACGGGTGGAGATCACATGACACAGCTGGACTCGGACAAACAACTG GACTCTGTGTCCCAGAAGTCCGTGGACATCCAGTCTCGGGCGGAGGATCAGCAGTCTGTCAGCAGTATGGAGAAGGCGCTGGCAGAGAACCGGAGGCACAGTCAGTTCAGCGTGGCTTCAG AAGCCCAGGAGCAAAGGCTGTTTGCAGCGCTGCTCATAAAGTGTGTGGTGCAGCTGGAGCTCATTCAGACCATCGACAACATCGTCTTCTTCCCCGCCACCAGCAAGAAAGAGGATGCTGAGAATTTCGCAGCAGCACAG AGGGATGCTCTGGGCGCTGATGTGCACGTGGAGACTCAGGACCAGGGAATGTACCGCTACCTGACCTCTGAGCAGCTGTTCAAACTGCTGGACTGTCTGCTGGAGTCCCATCGTTTTGCAAAGGCCTTCAACTCTAACAACGAGCAGAGGACTGCCCTGTGGAAAGCTG GTTTCAAAGGAAAGTCCAAGCCCAATCTGCTGAAACAGGAGACCAGCAGCCTGGCCTGTGGCCTGCGGATTCTCTTCCGTATGTACACAGACCCCAGCAGGCAGGACGCCTGGGAGGAGGTGCAGAGACGCCTGCTCAA tgtgtgcagcgACGCTGTGGCCTATTTCCTCACCCTGACATCGGAGAGCCACCGCGAGGCCTGGACCAAcctgctcctcctcttcctcaccaAAGTGCTGAAGATCAGCGATGACAGG TTTAAGGCACACGCCACCCGCTACTACCCACTCTTGTGTGAGATCATGCAGTTCGACCTGATCCCGGAGCTGAGAGCCGTGCTGAGGAAGTTCTTCCTGCGCATCGGGCTGGTGTTCCACATCGCTCAGACGCTGGAGCCGGAGCTGATCTCAGAGCCCAACAGTCCTCAAACTCCACAGGAGGCCTGA